One Candidatus Hydrogenedentota bacterium DNA segment encodes these proteins:
- a CDS encoding SMP-30/gluconolactonase/LRE family protein translates to MLTNLITSIALTALAGLHDPASLEKLTSGYQFTEGPVWRADGTLLFSDIPANRIYTGTGEVFRDPSHQSNGLTLDREGRLIAAEHQSRRVTRTENDGSITVLAETFEGKKFNSPNDVIVRSDGMIFFTDPPYGLPGGMEDSELGFTGVYALDPETKTVTLIGKDFNRPNGLCLSPDEKTLYVADTEGDHAPNTNDKKGDIWAFEADGSGSYGGGKLFCQLPYPDGIKADVEGNIWATCTAGVQVFSPEGALLETVETPEGPANCAFGGADGKTLYITARTSVYTVRTNVQGIYPANRDR, encoded by the coding sequence ATGCTTACGAACCTGATAACATCCATCGCCCTGACCGCGCTTGCGGGCCTGCACGACCCGGCCTCCCTGGAGAAGCTGACTTCCGGCTACCAGTTTACGGAGGGGCCGGTGTGGCGCGCCGACGGGACCCTGCTCTTCAGCGATATTCCCGCAAACCGCATTTACACCGGTACCGGCGAAGTCTTCCGCGATCCGAGCCACCAGTCCAACGGGCTCACCCTGGATCGGGAAGGGCGCCTGATCGCCGCCGAGCACCAGTCCCGCCGCGTGACCCGCACCGAGAACGACGGCAGCATCACCGTGCTCGCGGAGACCTTCGAGGGCAAGAAGTTCAACAGCCCGAACGACGTAATCGTGCGAAGCGACGGCATGATCTTCTTCACCGACCCGCCCTACGGCCTCCCCGGGGGCATGGAGGACTCGGAGCTGGGTTTCACCGGCGTGTATGCGCTCGACCCCGAGACAAAAACAGTTACACTCATCGGAAAGGACTTCAACCGCCCGAACGGCCTCTGCCTCTCGCCCGACGAGAAGACCTTGTATGTGGCGGACACCGAGGGCGATCACGCGCCCAATACCAACGACAAAAAGGGCGATATCTGGGCCTTTGAGGCGGACGGGAGCGGATCCTATGGCGGCGGAAAACTTTTCTGCCAGCTCCCGTATCCCGATGGCATCAAGGCGGATGTCGAAGGCAACATCTGGGCCACCTGCACCGCGGGCGTCCAGGTGTTCAGCCCCGAAGGCGCGCTCCTGGAAACCGTCGAGACCCCGGAAGGTCCGGCGAATTGTGCTTTCGGCGGCGCCGATGGCAAGACGCTCTATATCACCGCGCGGACGAGCGTATACACCGTGCGGACCAATGTGCAGGGCATCTATCCGGCGAACCGGGATCGGTAG
- a CDS encoding VanZ family protein — protein MQRAYYAAILCYCGLIFWISSRPVPELSGPKFPGQDKLLHLMAYGVLAGLVSLGLHRSGRAYAPRLLYWIPVLVSALYGVSDEIHQYFVPDRTFSFGDMAANLTGALLASAVCLLFFRRFPRLIPAEAEGT, from the coding sequence GTGCAACGAGCCTATTACGCAGCCATCCTCTGCTATTGCGGCCTGATTTTCTGGATCTCCAGCCGCCCCGTTCCCGAGCTCAGCGGCCCGAAATTCCCCGGCCAGGACAAGCTGCTGCACCTGATGGCCTACGGCGTCCTGGCCGGGCTGGTGTCGCTTGGTTTGCACCGATCGGGCCGGGCCTACGCGCCGCGCCTCTTGTACTGGATTCCCGTGCTCGTTTCGGCGCTCTACGGCGTTTCCGACGAGATCCACCAGTATTTCGTGCCCGATCGCACCTTCTCCTTCGGCGATATGGCCGCGAATCTTACCGGCGCGCTGCTCGCCAGCGCCGTATGCCTTCTCTTCTTCCGCCGATTTCCCCGGTTGATCCCCGCGGAGGCGGAAGGAACCTGA
- a CDS encoding PBP1A family penicillin-binding protein, whose protein sequence is MSTKAPGPPPRKITRAMNRGCAGLFFFLMLVAGSVWGASLGVFVWVLEDAKSTIEALEEFRPNIGSKVYSSDGELLGQFTIEERQLVPLNEMPLHLIKAFLATEDHPFYEHRGVRPDAIINAALTGLQTGHFRGASTITQQVVRNIKDLSVGTEVTLERKIREAITALQVEREFTKDEILELYLNQIFLGISAYGVEAASRQYYAKSCRELTLGEAATMAGLTRAPNINNPIYNMRNALARRDIVLGQMLDNRFITQAEYEAARAEDLDESVITPEERLALEDARRGVWAPTKFKAPYFVEEVRKYIYAQYDKEEVLEQGMEIHTTVDMRMQRAAEGALLKALDDFDQRKLTWLTKVGREEEFVPVSGALVCIDNREGYEGQVRAMVGGRDFDTIKFNSATQAKRLIGSSIKPFVWAAAIAEGMSPSTVIVDEPFVRLDGNRKPWAPKNFDGNFRGPMSIRHALERSTNIVSVKLVERLGVPVVRSYLQSCGIETDVQGLTIALGTPQVSVLELCAAYSTFARGGKLHRPVMITEIKDRDGLTRYRQPDIAPEIAMREDVAFVVNHMLQGVATPASGGWQPTAWRTHEIGRPRGGKTGTTNDSRDAWFAGHTADFTCVVWLGYADNRPLGTGRDAEGRTFTGGHQAAPVWIEFMKEAQEGMPVRDFEVPANIEFFNIDRITGVQGGSYREAYLKDGPKPPGRWYADVQREIQEVEQSVDLESIAPDDTGFAPGFGQAPGLQSAPLAPLVPLEAL, encoded by the coding sequence ATGTCCACCAAGGCTCCCGGCCCCCCACCCCGAAAAATCACACGCGCCATGAACCGCGGCTGCGCGGGGCTGTTCTTCTTCCTGATGCTCGTCGCCGGATCGGTCTGGGGCGCGAGCCTCGGCGTCTTCGTTTGGGTGCTGGAGGACGCGAAATCCACCATCGAGGCGCTTGAGGAATTTCGCCCGAATATCGGCAGCAAGGTCTATTCTTCGGACGGCGAGCTGTTGGGCCAGTTTACCATCGAGGAGCGGCAGCTGGTGCCGCTCAACGAGATGCCTTTGCACCTGATCAAGGCGTTCCTGGCGACCGAGGATCACCCCTTCTACGAGCACCGGGGCGTGCGTCCCGACGCCATCATAAATGCGGCGCTGACCGGCCTGCAGACCGGGCATTTTCGCGGCGCCAGCACCATCACCCAGCAGGTGGTCCGGAATATCAAGGACCTTTCGGTGGGCACCGAGGTGACCCTCGAGCGCAAGATCCGCGAAGCGATCACGGCGCTCCAGGTGGAGCGCGAATTCACCAAGGACGAAATTCTCGAGCTCTACCTCAACCAGATTTTCCTCGGCATCAGCGCCTACGGCGTGGAAGCGGCCTCGCGCCAGTACTACGCCAAGAGTTGCCGGGAGCTGACCCTGGGCGAGGCGGCGACGATGGCCGGGCTGACCCGCGCGCCGAACATCAACAACCCCATCTACAACATGAGGAACGCGCTGGCGCGGCGGGACATCGTGCTGGGGCAGATGTTGGATAACCGCTTCATAACACAGGCGGAATACGAAGCGGCCCGGGCGGAGGACCTCGACGAGTCGGTGATCACGCCGGAAGAGCGCCTGGCCCTGGAGGACGCCCGCAGGGGGGTATGGGCCCCCACCAAGTTCAAGGCGCCTTACTTCGTGGAGGAGGTACGCAAATACATCTACGCCCAGTACGACAAGGAAGAAGTGCTGGAGCAGGGCATGGAGATTCACACCACGGTCGACATGCGGATGCAGCGGGCGGCCGAGGGGGCGCTCTTGAAGGCCCTCGACGATTTCGACCAGCGAAAGCTCACCTGGCTGACGAAGGTCGGGCGAGAAGAAGAGTTTGTGCCCGTCTCCGGCGCGCTCGTCTGCATCGACAACCGCGAAGGATACGAGGGGCAGGTCCGCGCCATGGTGGGCGGGCGCGATTTCGACACCATAAAATTCAACAGCGCCACCCAGGCCAAGCGCCTCATCGGCTCAAGCATCAAGCCCTTTGTCTGGGCCGCCGCCATCGCCGAGGGCATGAGCCCCTCAACCGTCATCGTGGACGAGCCCTTCGTCCGGCTCGACGGAAACCGAAAGCCGTGGGCGCCCAAGAATTTTGATGGCAATTTCCGGGGGCCCATGTCGATCCGCCACGCCCTGGAGCGCTCGACCAACATCGTCTCGGTCAAGCTCGTGGAGCGCCTCGGCGTGCCGGTCGTGCGTTCCTACCTCCAGAGTTGCGGCATAGAGACGGACGTCCAGGGGCTCACGATCGCGCTCGGCACCCCGCAGGTGTCGGTGCTGGAACTGTGCGCCGCCTACTCCACCTTCGCCCGCGGGGGGAAGCTCCACCGCCCGGTTATGATCACGGAAATCAAGGATCGCGACGGCCTGACGCGCTACCGTCAGCCCGATATCGCCCCCGAGATCGCCATGCGCGAAGACGTCGCCTTTGTCGTAAACCACATGCTCCAGGGCGTCGCCACCCCCGCGAGCGGCGGCTGGCAGCCGACCGCCTGGCGCACCCACGAGATCGGGCGGCCGCGCGGCGGCAAGACCGGCACCACCAACGACAGCCGGGATGCCTGGTTCGCCGGCCACACCGCGGATTTCACATGCGTCGTGTGGCTGGGCTACGCCGACAACCGGCCCCTCGGGACCGGCCGCGACGCCGAAGGCCGCACCTTCACGGGCGGACACCAGGCGGCCCCCGTCTGGATCGAATTCATGAAAGAGGCGCAGGAAGGGATGCCCGTCCGGGATTTCGAGGTCCCCGCAAATATCGAGTTCTTCAATATTGACCGGATCACCGGTGTGCAAGGCGGCAGCTACCGCGAGGCCTACCTCAAGGACGGGCCCAAGCCGCCGGGCCGCTGGTACGCGGACGTGCAGCGCGAAATCCAGGAAGTGGAGCAGTCCGTGGACCTGGAGTCCATCGCGCCGGACGATACCGGCTTCGCGCCGGGTTTTGGCCAGGCGCCGGGCCTGCAATCCGCGCCCCTGGCCCCGCTGGTCCCGCTCGAAGCCCTGTAG
- a CDS encoding Gfo/Idh/MocA family oxidoreductase, producing MQMNRRHFLALSGAAAVTILPASARGANERIRVGVAGLQNRGRNHISGILAAEHADLVAVCDVDQSVLDREAKAAEEKLGRPVKQYRDYRDMLADPEIDAVTIAMPNHWHVLAAIWGLDAGKHVYVEKPLCHTYWEGLQLIAAEQRAGKILMHGTQRRSEPLWQRMVERARAGVIGDIYLARCVCFNRRDAIPAQPDSEPPAGLDWSLWQGPAPEQAFNPAYVHYNWHWFWRYGNGEVGNNLVHFTDIANWALDRGLPVKIHTQGGRYGYEDAAETPNTQVSTATFADGTMLVNEVRGRFSPKEHNTQVGLFLYGSEGWMAEGKFFDTAGQEIPDETPLERVNATDAHLNNFVEAIRNNDPRRITSTARQGLEAAAICHLGDISYRVGRTVHFDADRHQILSDAEANALLTREYRKGFEVPALA from the coding sequence ATGCAGATGAACCGCCGCCATTTCCTCGCCCTGTCCGGCGCCGCCGCAGTGACCATCCTGCCCGCGTCCGCGCGGGGGGCCAACGAACGGATACGGGTCGGCGTCGCGGGCTTGCAGAACCGCGGCCGCAACCATATCTCCGGAATTCTCGCCGCGGAGCACGCCGACCTCGTCGCCGTATGCGATGTGGACCAGTCCGTGCTGGACCGCGAGGCGAAGGCCGCCGAGGAAAAGCTTGGCCGCCCCGTGAAGCAATACCGCGACTACCGCGACATGCTGGCGGATCCGGAGATCGACGCGGTCACCATCGCCATGCCGAACCACTGGCACGTGCTCGCCGCCATCTGGGGCCTGGACGCTGGCAAGCACGTCTACGTCGAAAAGCCGCTGTGCCATACCTACTGGGAGGGCCTGCAACTCATCGCGGCGGAACAGCGCGCCGGCAAGATCCTGATGCACGGCACGCAGCGCCGCTCCGAACCGCTCTGGCAGCGCATGGTGGAACGCGCCCGCGCCGGCGTCATCGGCGACATCTACCTCGCGCGCTGCGTATGCTTTAACCGCCGCGACGCGATCCCCGCGCAGCCGGATTCCGAGCCGCCCGCCGGCCTGGACTGGTCGCTGTGGCAGGGGCCCGCGCCGGAACAGGCCTTCAACCCGGCCTACGTGCACTACAACTGGCACTGGTTCTGGCGCTACGGCAACGGGGAAGTCGGCAACAACCTGGTCCACTTCACCGACATCGCCAATTGGGCGCTGGATCGGGGTCTCCCCGTCAAGATCCACACGCAGGGGGGCCGTTACGGGTATGAAGACGCCGCCGAGACGCCCAACACGCAGGTCAGCACCGCCACCTTCGCCGATGGCACGATGCTGGTCAACGAAGTCCGCGGGCGCTTCAGCCCGAAGGAACACAACACGCAGGTGGGCCTGTTCCTCTACGGTTCCGAGGGCTGGATGGCCGAAGGCAAGTTTTTTGACACGGCGGGCCAGGAAATTCCCGACGAGACCCCGTTGGAACGGGTCAACGCCACCGACGCGCACCTGAACAACTTTGTGGAGGCCATCCGGAACAACGACCCGCGGCGCATTACATCCACCGCCCGCCAGGGCCTGGAAGCGGCCGCCATCTGCCACTTGGGCGATATCTCGTACCGGGTCGGCCGCACGGTGCATTTTGACGCCGATCGCCACCAGATCCTGAGCGACGCCGAGGCGAACGCGCTGCTGACCAGGGAGTACCGGAAGGGCTTCGAGGTGCCCGCGCTGGCCTGA
- a CDS encoding insulinase family protein, which yields MVSTRIWCAGLILALAAVWSGPAAAGYKQVNSPNPNDEMAVSIYELDNGLTVYLTVNRETPRFYAEIAVRAGSKQDPAESTGLAHYLEHLLFKGSTQLGTLNYEAERPHIERIEELYQQHFHETDPEKRKALYAEINAETMKAAEYAIPNEMDRLYKAMGGTMLNAHTWHEETVYKINLPKNRLEQWAAIEAERFASPVFRLFQTELETVYEEMNRALDNKDRIIQYAVDGQLYKTHPYGQQPTLGKVEHLKNPSLKNIGDYYDTYYVPNNMAIFISGDIDKDETIALIDQYFSPWAPKPLPGPQSWDEQPLQGREEVVRTYQGEEFVMLAFRTASNKHEDYEALTLLDMILDNASAGLININLNQQQRVRQAGSYPGIYNDYGAQFLWGIPKEGQTLAEVEALLLEQIERIKNGEFDDWLLPAIINDFKKTTKRGLESDPARVADMRSTWLEFQDWDEHVARFERLEKVTKEDVMRVAKTYFGDNYVAGLRKDAPHEVPDIEKPELAAIKIDPQRSSEFAARIMQMPVEPIEPEFVDRDNDLTIVEPLNGVRLYYVQNPLNDLFSLSIRVPVGTRTDNTLNMAAMLFDKSGTKDLSAEDLRKEWYKLGTDLSIGAAEEESSISLSGLDENFASSVSLLQALMSDPRADAGVLDELKKIILVQREDAQKQVESIASALVAYNRFGAESEHLTRMTNAEVQAIGAKALYANGRALLDYPQDVTYVGTLPLETVVDALKRFYGPRRTVKPAPDLPERPIRAPGNTEIYFVDKDAAQAQIRLEFGSVKYDPGLSPAIDLYNNYFAGGMAGIVFQELREARALAYSAGARYIEGDEIGDQSLMVGVIGSQADKTVEAVKAFIELLDDLPASEERFATTREALINRYRTGKIGFRGVAGAVRGWEKLGLPGDPREAAFNSVLASSLPNLLQFHGSIIADQPKLISVVGDGDKIGMEKLAEIAPVRSVNLKEIFSE from the coding sequence ATGGTAAGTACGCGTATCTGGTGCGCCGGCCTGATTCTGGCCCTCGCGGCCGTGTGGAGCGGCCCCGCGGCCGCGGGCTACAAACAGGTCAATTCGCCCAATCCCAACGACGAAATGGCCGTGTCGATCTATGAGCTGGACAACGGCCTCACCGTCTACCTGACCGTGAACCGCGAGACGCCCCGCTTCTACGCGGAAATCGCCGTCCGCGCCGGCAGCAAACAGGATCCGGCCGAATCGACCGGCCTCGCGCACTACCTGGAGCACCTGTTGTTCAAGGGATCCACCCAGCTGGGCACGCTGAACTACGAGGCCGAGCGCCCGCACATCGAGCGGATCGAGGAACTCTACCAGCAGCACTTCCACGAAACCGATCCCGAAAAGCGGAAAGCACTCTACGCGGAAATCAACGCCGAGACCATGAAAGCCGCCGAATACGCCATCCCCAACGAGATGGACCGCCTCTATAAGGCCATGGGCGGGACGATGCTCAACGCGCACACCTGGCACGAGGAGACTGTCTACAAGATCAACCTGCCAAAGAATCGCCTGGAGCAGTGGGCGGCCATCGAAGCGGAACGCTTCGCGAGCCCCGTGTTCCGCCTCTTCCAGACCGAGCTCGAAACCGTGTACGAGGAGATGAACCGCGCCCTCGACAATAAGGACCGGATCATCCAGTACGCCGTGGACGGCCAGCTCTACAAGACGCATCCATACGGCCAGCAGCCGACGCTCGGCAAAGTGGAGCACCTGAAGAACCCGTCGCTGAAGAATATCGGCGACTATTACGACACCTATTACGTCCCCAACAATATGGCCATCTTCATCTCAGGAGACATTGACAAGGACGAGACGATCGCGCTCATCGACCAGTACTTCTCGCCGTGGGCGCCGAAGCCGCTGCCCGGCCCGCAATCGTGGGACGAACAGCCGCTCCAGGGCCGCGAGGAAGTGGTCCGCACGTACCAGGGCGAAGAGTTCGTCATGCTCGCTTTCCGGACCGCCTCCAACAAGCACGAGGACTACGAGGCGCTCACCCTGCTCGACATGATACTCGACAATGCCTCCGCCGGCCTGATCAACATCAACCTCAACCAGCAGCAGCGCGTGCGCCAGGCGGGCTCCTATCCCGGAATCTACAACGACTACGGCGCCCAGTTCCTCTGGGGCATCCCGAAAGAGGGGCAGACCCTCGCCGAAGTCGAGGCGCTCCTGCTGGAGCAAATCGAGCGCATCAAGAACGGTGAATTCGACGATTGGCTCCTGCCCGCCATTATCAACGACTTCAAGAAGACCACCAAGCGCGGCCTCGAATCCGACCCCGCGCGCGTCGCGGACATGCGCTCCACGTGGCTCGAATTTCAGGACTGGGATGAGCACGTCGCCCGCTTTGAGCGCCTCGAAAAAGTGACCAAAGAAGACGTCATGCGCGTCGCCAAAACCTACTTCGGGGACAACTACGTCGCCGGCCTACGTAAAGACGCGCCGCACGAAGTGCCGGATATCGAGAAGCCCGAACTCGCCGCCATCAAGATCGACCCGCAGCGATCCTCGGAATTCGCGGCGCGCATCATGCAGATGCCGGTCGAGCCCATAGAACCGGAATTCGTCGACCGGGACAACGATCTGACCATCGTCGAACCGCTGAACGGGGTGCGCCTGTATTACGTGCAGAATCCCCTGAACGACCTCTTCAGCCTGTCGATTCGCGTCCCCGTGGGCACCCGCACCGACAACACGCTGAACATGGCCGCCATGCTTTTCGACAAATCCGGCACGAAGGACCTGAGCGCCGAGGATCTCCGAAAGGAATGGTACAAGCTCGGCACCGATCTCAGCATCGGCGCCGCGGAGGAGGAGTCCTCGATCAGCCTCTCCGGGCTCGACGAGAACTTCGCTTCATCGGTGTCGCTCCTCCAGGCCCTGATGTCGGATCCCCGCGCCGATGCCGGTGTCCTGGACGAACTGAAGAAGATCATTCTCGTGCAGCGCGAAGACGCCCAGAAACAGGTGGAGAGCATCGCGAGCGCGCTCGTGGCCTACAACCGCTTCGGCGCGGAGTCGGAGCACCTCACCCGCATGACGAACGCCGAGGTGCAAGCGATCGGCGCGAAGGCGCTCTACGCCAATGGCCGCGCGCTGTTGGACTACCCGCAGGACGTGACGTATGTGGGCACGTTGCCGCTGGAGACGGTGGTGGACGCCCTGAAGCGGTTCTATGGCCCGCGCAGGACCGTCAAGCCGGCCCCGGACTTGCCCGAACGCCCGATTCGCGCGCCGGGGAACACCGAAATTTACTTCGTGGACAAGGACGCGGCCCAGGCCCAGATCCGGCTGGAATTCGGCAGCGTGAAATACGACCCGGGTCTCAGCCCGGCCATTGACCTCTACAACAACTACTTCGCGGGGGGTATGGCCGGCATCGTGTTCCAGGAACTTCGCGAGGCCCGCGCACTGGCCTATTCCGCCGGCGCCCGCTACATCGAGGGCGACGAAATCGGCGACCAGAGCCTCATGGTGGGCGTCATCGGAAGCCAGGCCGACAAGACCGTCGAGGCGGTGAAGGCCTTTATCGAACTGCTCGACGATCTGCCCGCATCCGAGGAACGCTTCGCCACCACCCGGGAAGCCCTGATCAACCGCTACCGCACCGGCAAGATCGGGTTCCGCGGCGTGGCCGGCGCCGTGCGGGGCTGGGAGAAGCTTGGGCTGCCCGGCGACCCGCGTGAGGCCGCCTTCAACTCCGTGCTGGCGAGCAGCCTGCCAAACCTGCTCCAGTTTCACGGAAGCATCATCGCGGATCAGCCGAAGCTCATCTCCGTCGTGGGCGACGGCGACAAGATCGGAATGGAGAAACTCGCGGAGATCGCGCCGGTCCGGAGCGTGAACCTGAAGGAAATTTTTTCAGAGTGA
- a CDS encoding NTP transferase domain-containing protein: MIPARMGSQRLKQKNLRQLGGVPLIARAIRKCHAAGCFDQIWVNSEHEAFAEIAAAEGAGFHRRPGELADNAATSEQFVGEFLRAHPCDRVFQVHSIAPLLTEAEVRGFVEAMIAGGEDTLLSCTHEQIECALDGVPVNFTFAEKTNSQDLRPIQRISWSITGWRREPYLAAIDAGATATYAGRIGFHVIGRLAGHIIKTEEDLQIAEALLPRCEGA; the protein is encoded by the coding sequence ATGATACCGGCGCGGATGGGAAGCCAGCGCCTGAAGCAAAAGAATCTGCGCCAACTCGGCGGCGTCCCGCTCATCGCGCGCGCCATACGCAAGTGCCACGCGGCCGGCTGCTTCGACCAGATCTGGGTGAACTCCGAGCACGAGGCCTTCGCGGAAATCGCCGCCGCCGAGGGCGCCGGCTTTCACCGCCGCCCCGGGGAACTGGCCGACAACGCCGCCACGAGCGAGCAGTTCGTGGGCGAATTCCTGCGCGCGCATCCCTGCGATCGCGTGTTCCAGGTGCATTCCATCGCGCCCCTCCTCACCGAAGCCGAAGTGCGCGGCTTCGTCGAGGCGATGATCGCCGGCGGCGAGGATACCCTGCTCAGTTGCACCCACGAGCAAATCGAGTGCGCGCTCGACGGCGTCCCGGTCAACTTCACGTTCGCGGAAAAGACCAACTCGCAGGATCTGCGTCCCATACAGCGCATCAGCTGGAGCATCACCGGCTGGCGCCGCGAACCCTACCTCGCCGCCATCGACGCCGGCGCAACCGCGACCTACGCCGGCCGCATCGGCTTCCACGTGATCGGCCGCCTCGCCGGACACATCATCAAGACCGAGGAAGACCTCCAGATCGCCGAGGCCCTGCTGCCCCGCTGCGAAGGCGCATAA
- a CDS encoding SDR family oxidoreductase, whose product MRILAAGGAGYIGSVLVPMLQEHGYDVDVADLLWFGNHLPEGTPVIQKDLFTLTDADLKGYDQVIFLAGLSNDPMAEFDPAMNFVQNGALPSYLAFQAKRAGVRRFVYASSCSVYGYTVNELYNEDAPVTCAYPYGISKLAGEYGVMQLQDDSFSAIALRQGTVCGHSPRMRFDLIINTMFKCAMADGVITVNNPAIWRPLIDVRDTCSAFLRAVQADRGISGVFNIAKDNFTVGQVADFVKDEVEACAGRKVRVTIKDIQDFRNYKVSCERAKTYLGFQPKYAIPDITRDLYQHLPGYGDMGQPRYYNIEVFRGLPRG is encoded by the coding sequence ATGCGCATTCTGGCCGCCGGCGGGGCCGGTTACATTGGCTCGGTGCTGGTTCCCATGCTCCAGGAGCACGGCTATGACGTGGATGTGGCCGATCTGCTCTGGTTCGGCAACCACCTGCCGGAAGGCACGCCGGTCATTCAGAAGGACCTCTTCACGCTCACGGACGCCGACCTGAAGGGGTACGACCAAGTCATTTTTCTCGCGGGGCTTTCCAACGATCCCATGGCGGAGTTTGACCCCGCGATGAATTTTGTGCAGAACGGGGCGCTTCCCTCCTACCTGGCCTTTCAGGCGAAACGCGCGGGCGTGCGCCGCTTTGTGTACGCTTCTTCGTGCTCGGTCTATGGCTATACGGTCAACGAGCTGTACAACGAGGACGCGCCGGTTACGTGCGCGTACCCGTATGGCATCTCCAAGCTGGCGGGCGAGTACGGCGTCATGCAGTTGCAGGACGATTCCTTCTCCGCCATCGCGTTGCGCCAGGGCACGGTCTGCGGACACAGCCCGCGCATGCGTTTCGACCTCATCATCAACACCATGTTCAAGTGCGCGATGGCGGATGGCGTGATCACGGTGAACAACCCGGCGATCTGGCGCCCGCTCATTGACGTGCGGGACACGTGCAGCGCGTTTCTCCGCGCGGTACAGGCGGACAGGGGCATCAGCGGGGTGTTCAACATTGCGAAGGACAACTTCACGGTGGGCCAGGTGGCCGATTTCGTGAAGGACGAGGTGGAGGCGTGCGCGGGGAGGAAGGTGCGGGTCACGATTAAGGATATCCAGGACTTCCGTAACTATAAGGTTTCGTGTGAGCGCGCGAAGACGTACCTGGGCTTCCAGCCGAAATACGCCATCCCGGACATCACGCGCGACCTGTACCAGCATCTGCCGGGGTACGGCGACATGGGGCAACCACGCTATTATAACATCGAGGTGTTTCGGGGGCTGCCGCGGGGGTAG